AGCCACCCACTTCATTGGAGAGCTCATAAAGTTAGTATACCCAGAACCCACTCCTGCATGCATTTAAGATCAGTCACTGTTGCACAACCAATAAATGTTCTgagtgtttttgctgctgacaCCTTATAAAACAGTCTTCCATAAGCTCCCTCCAGCATTGTTGGACAGAAGCCCAACTTCATTTGGTGTGATTTCATTTACTCAGGCTCTTTAAAATAGTTGTGGTTATTCTCCCTCTTCAAAAACATCAGGATGCATTGGATTTGACAACAACGAGAACAGCTCGGAGCAAAAGGTCCAGACATGTGGAGATGAAATGGCATCAAACAGAATGTTGTTTGAAGACAATACTTTGTTTCAGACTAGTTAGAACAAAGTATAAGCtgcatgtacacatacagtactgtagctgtgaCGATGATGAGGTATTTATGGCAGGGTGTGTTGTGGTTGTGAAAGTACTtaaagggcagacagacagatacctgATTAAATAGAGACAGCCACCTCttgatgagacagacagacgggcattaGACGTCTACGTGGTATCTGGAAAAACCATGGGCCGTTTCAATGGAGGTTTAATAGGTAACACTTTCCTGTAGGAAGAAACACCTCATACACACACTTTCTTTTTCATCCATgcactttctctctgtttgtctttcctTTTAACTTTCACTATGTGTGTCTAATGTGAATCCAGATCAATCAAAACAGTTACACAACAGAAAGCAGTAGAAATGTAAGGAGTATTGAAGTGTCATAATTTCTTCGTATTAAAGTTTTATTCAATGGATCACCCAAAATCATAACCTTTATTTACAAATGTATATTTGAATAAATATCTGTTGGCACAAGGTTACTTCACAGAACTGATGTGCAATCATTGAAATGAAATTGAAATGACAGAGTACTGAAGAAGggtgtgaaattgtgaaaaagcAGAAATCATCTTAAATTATCCAGTGCTTCTTTCACAGTCATTTGGCTCCTTTGACGTACTGATACAGTAGGTCCATTTCAATGCACTGCAAGGCAGAGGGGATCTCCAGAGAGGGTGGAAGGTGACCTCAGGTGACCTCATAGGCCAAGGCCATGTGTGACATTTTGACAGTGCAGGAAAGCAGTGCTGCTTTCTATTGTCAAAGCAGACCGTATCATTCCAAAGGTTTGACTTCAAAGACTAGTTCGGAATGCATTACTCGGTGAGAGGGACCAGACCCTGTGGTTCCTGCTTTTACAGGACACGGTCACCTGCCATCATGGTCCTCAGGCTGTCCTTGGTCTTATGTTACCGCCCCTCGTAGGACTTGGGGATACGTCCAAAATGTCATCCTATtcccctattatagtgcacttcttttgaatTCCTTGTTAACCTTAGTTACCTCTCCTTGTTGGGCGCAGACACTGGTTTGACAGACTCAGGCATGGCGGAGGTATCAACAAAGTCTGTGGTGATCACCTGAGCCTCTCCCAGCCTGCGCACACACCTGTGGACTGTCTTCAGGACGCGCTGCAGCCGGCGGTCCAGGGCCTGCAGGTGGGGCTCAGTAAGGACCGGCTGCAGTGCGTCTCCTCCCAGGGACTCCCTCATCACGTCACTGAGCCTGTAGCGGTCCTGGGAGAGGAGCTGCAGCCGCAGTAACGTGGAACGCTTTATgctgagaggtgaggagagggggtagagggaggggagggatggaggtgaagagggggagagagaatgagggagagataggCAGAGAGTGAGACTTGACTCGAGAGTTGCCATGCCAAGTTAAATATGAATACAGGTTCAATGTCGGTGTTAGTTCATCTGTGTTAGTGACTATAGTGTATGCCCTCCATATTTACATGCAGCACTGTGACAGTGGAGCCAGTATGGACATCTCATCTTGAGAATGCTTCCCAAACCTGAAacacaggaagtgatgtcatcATAAGGGAACTAGAACTATTCCATTGTGCAATGACTGAAGTTATAAAGCAACTCTAGTACCCACCCTCTGGCGTTGTCAAAGTGAAGAAGAAAACCTTCATCGCCGAACTTGGTGAAGATCTCATAATGGTGCCTGTCCATGTTACCTGAGGGAGAGTGCCAAGAATAAATATTCACTCACATAGGGCTAcagacaaaagtagtgcactgtaattgggaatagggagtcatttgtGACACAGGGTGTTTATTCAATGTATAGACaaaggcagtgcactacatagggaatagggtgtcatatggAACAAGGACAGGGATCCATCAGGGGTGATGGGTGGTCATATACATACCAATAAGGAAGTCAAAGATGGCCATGTCTATGATGTTGAGCAGTCGGTTCCCTGAGTTGTAGGGATACAGCTGCTTTATGGTGTCACAGTACAAGGGGTTCACCTCCCACCtggtagagacagacacatgcagattGTAACAAGATAGTATAACAAGATATTCATTGTACCAAGATGTTCAGTCTGCCATATTACCGTATCAAAATACAGTCAAATGGATCACTTTCAAAATGGAAATGAGAGGCTCCAAATTGGTATTATGGGAAGAGATGACAGTAGGTCTCAGGGTTAAGTAAGGGTTGTATGCATACTCCTCTCTGCCAGTGAAGGTGTATGATCGTATCCACGGGTTGGGGATGGAGATACGAGGGGCAATGCTGAGACCGGGGAGGTAGGCTGACATGGAGCCCTCCAGCAGGTCAGGGCTCCCACACACTGCATACTCCGTCTTACACACGTACAGACACTTAGCAAAGAAACACGTGTTGTTCGCTGTTTGAAAGAGAATATACATAGATATACTGTAGATTAGTTTAAACCATCAGTATTCATCCTCGCCTTTTAATCACAGACTGATTCATTAAGATCTAAGTAGCAGGTGTGTAGACTCTCAAGCCAAATTGTCTTATTATGGAACTATATTGCTCTAGTAGGGTAATGCCTACCTGGAGAGGTAAAGAACACACTCCTTAGGTCCTCATTGTGAGTGGTCAGGAGAATCTCCCCCGTCAAATTCACCAGCCTGCCCACCACCGGCGGTACCCTCCGGAAGTCCAGGATTCTAGGTGAGAGAAAGATAAGAGTCCCATTCTGATGAAATACATGAAATACAAACTCATACATCTTCTACTACTCCGAGTTCGAGAATAAAGAGTTCCATTCTGAACAGAACAAACAATAGaaagtcagatgaactcataGCTCCTGCAATCTCTCACCTCAGTTGACAT
This genomic window from Oncorhynchus gorbuscha isolate QuinsamMale2020 ecotype Even-year linkage group LG07, OgorEven_v1.0, whole genome shotgun sequence contains:
- the LOC124040215 gene encoding pseudokinase FAM20A-like, with the translated sequence MMLRRDRLLLSVTLTAIFTADLYFVLLPKLRHRQPGPDDGGCICPSSRGTNFTLAGYSGLTTPWPSNTTSMDLQGMGVRAKDNLTELGSKLERLFAQPLYNIQTPELVREERLLQSEEVMGYYRRKVSRWERHMKLYSEAATLLEHQATFDPEASWLKFHLGINRYALYAREDPTITRLLKDMQANAVISADYTQDEKALKGACDCTRVVKPSGYHLKLALKMQNYGKAMFKPMRQQRDQETPDDLFYFVDFQRHNAEIAAFHLDRILDFRRVPPVVGRLVNLTGEILLTTHNEDLRSVFFTSPANNTCFFAKCLYVCKTEYAVCGSPDLLEGSMSAYLPGLSIAPRISIPNPWIRSYTFTGREEWEVNPLYCDTIKQLYPYNSGNRLLNIIDMAIFDFLIGNMDRHHYEIFTKFGDEGFLLHFDNARGFGKHSQDEMSILAPLSQCCIIKRSTLLRLQLLSQDRYRLSDVMRESLGGDALQPVLTEPHLQALDRRLQRVLKTVHRCVRRLGEAQVITTDFVDTSAMPESVKPVSAPNKER